A part of Desulfitibacter alkalitolerans DSM 16504 genomic DNA contains:
- a CDS encoding LPXTG cell wall anchor domain-containing protein has translation MELKAILAIVLCLVIVGGAVYLHIKRKKK, from the coding sequence GTGGAACTGAAAGCGATACTGGCCATCGTGCTCTGTCTTGTAATTGTCGGTGGTGCGGTGTATTTGCACATTAAGCGGAAAAAGAAATAA
- a CDS encoding prepilin peptidase yields MATLLCAIPILWAAVMDYRKRIIPDWTWIAIFLIGAASAFLLPYPALLERIVGFLLPGLCLFFLAAKFGGVGGGDIKLTAAMGFCFGLFSLAVILFIALLPACIYAKATKQKSVPLAVFLSIGFFTYAGALFIYELIC; encoded by the coding sequence ATGGCCACGCTGTTATGCGCCATTCCCATACTTTGGGCAGCAGTAATGGATTATAGAAAGCGGATTATTCCGGATTGGACATGGATAGCTATTTTCTTGATTGGAGCTGCATCCGCTTTTCTGCTGCCATATCCAGCCTTACTTGAGCGGATTGTCGGATTTCTGCTGCCGGGATTGTGCCTGTTTTTCCTTGCCGCCAAGTTTGGAGGTGTTGGAGGCGGCGACATTAAGCTCACGGCGGCAATGGGCTTTTGCTTTGGTCTGTTCTCTCTTGCGGTCATTCTCTTTATTGCTTTGCTTCCCGCCTGTATTTATGCAAAGGCGACAAAACAAAAAAGCGTCCCGTTGGCCGTATTTTTGAGCATTGGTTTCTTCACGTATGCCGGGGCTCTTTTTATATATGAACTCATTTGCTGA
- a CDS encoding TadE/TadG family type IV pilus assembly protein produces MGNFKRIMNNQKGDAFVFILILVFFILTLAAILIEYFRMESLYQQVEYVLQRGVNDSVEYAMLDEYRRDGYSRMDSALAEETLYEYLHESMGLNPEMDKYANGQWVYELEIESLEATDDPPWLTLKGTLKTRSIFGFLTGKVRLPFTISSVNNRIEKGGSE; encoded by the coding sequence GTGGGCAATTTTAAACGCATTATGAACAACCAGAAGGGCGACGCTTTTGTGTTTATCCTCATCCTCGTCTTTTTTATTCTCACCCTTGCCGCTATCCTGATCGAATACTTCCGCATGGAAAGTCTTTACCAGCAAGTTGAATACGTGCTCCAGCGCGGGGTAAACGACTCTGTAGAATACGCCATGCTCGACGAATACCGAAGAGACGGCTATTCACGGATGGACAGCGCCCTTGCCGAGGAAACGCTGTACGAATATTTGCATGAAAGCATGGGACTGAACCCGGAAATGGACAAATATGCCAATGGGCAATGGGTTTATGAGCTTGAAATTGAAAGCCTGGAGGCCACCGATGACCCACCCTGGCTGACGCTGAAAGGGACACTGAAAACCCGCAGCATTTTCGGCTTCCTGACCGGCAAGGTTCGGCTTCCCTTTACCATCTCCAGCGTCAACAACAGAATCGAGAAAGGAGGTTCCGAATGA
- a CDS encoding DUF4320 family protein, producing the protein MNRKHRGIRGRNSPPQPFKKLLLGRKGSAYYELIIKTLVVITLMATVMSFLSIFTAYLNLNHMCRRVVRVVELEGQVSNNAYDVFYRLKEQTGLSPEMTIENVEYCDGIQKIQLRDTFTVTMTDSYAFTLFKPSFTPPVQINIPMKVSITGMSEKYWKLSE; encoded by the coding sequence ATGAACAGGAAGCACCGGGGCATACGGGGGAGAAATTCTCCCCCTCAGCCTTTTAAAAAGCTGCTTTTGGGTAGAAAGGGCAGCGCCTATTACGAGCTGATTATCAAGACGCTGGTGGTGATTACGCTCATGGCCACAGTGATGTCCTTTCTAAGTATCTTTACCGCCTATTTGAACTTGAACCATATGTGCCGCCGTGTTGTCCGGGTGGTTGAGCTGGAGGGACAGGTATCGAACAACGCCTACGACGTCTTTTACCGGCTGAAGGAGCAGACCGGCCTTTCGCCGGAAATGACCATCGAGAATGTGGAGTATTGCGACGGAATCCAAAAAATCCAACTGCGGGATACCTTTACTGTGACGATGACAGACAGCTATGCCTTTACCCTATTCAAACCGTCCTTTACGCCGCCTGTTCAGATCAATATCCCCATGAAAGTAAGCATCACCGGTATGTCGGAAAAATACTGGAAGCTATCAGAATGA
- a CDS encoding ATPase, T2SS/T4P/T4SS family yields the protein MNNRFSVNDLIYRANKRRSDSRESNLEAQDYGEILDKLQRIIAKNHSAELAQVLYSEEAEGKLKDLIMRYLNSEHMVAKGIQNISELVDMIYDDMAGLGLLSPYLQDSDVEEVNVNGYNGIWVLYKDKKVRLSNTFGSPEACANIAKKMSRFGNVILDGSKPIGDSFIARGIRMSGAIEPCVDPDAGAIASVRKQKPSYITRENLIGWETATPEELDLLTLCVNNGISVAIAGATGSGKTSDMGYILSCISKDKRIITIEDTRELTLAQFDDNDVMVNDVIHLLTKEEPNPITMLDLLKLSLRLHPTVLVPAEMRGKEALTVQEAGRTGHTIVSTLHANSARSAYDRILTMCLEAGTSLSEERLLKNIVEAFPIMLFKMQLPDKSRKYMEIFEATGVKDGEVTGSTLFKFVVDHYEKDETGRITKVIGNHRRMENISYALAERLLVNGVELTEIRRFAGSGYSPEGG from the coding sequence GTGAACAACAGGTTTTCCGTCAACGACCTGATTTACCGGGCCAACAAGCGACGCTCCGACAGCAGAGAAAGCAATTTGGAAGCCCAGGACTACGGTGAAATTCTGGATAAGCTGCAGCGGATCATTGCCAAGAACCATTCCGCAGAACTGGCACAGGTGCTGTATTCGGAAGAAGCCGAGGGCAAGCTCAAGGATCTGATCATGCGCTACCTGAACAGTGAGCATATGGTGGCAAAGGGCATTCAGAACATTTCCGAGTTGGTGGATATGATCTACGATGATATGGCCGGCTTGGGGCTTTTATCCCCCTACCTCCAGGACAGTGACGTGGAGGAAGTCAACGTTAACGGCTATAACGGCATCTGGGTGCTGTACAAGGACAAAAAGGTGCGGCTGTCAAACACCTTCGGCAGCCCGGAGGCTTGCGCCAACATCGCCAAAAAAATGAGCCGGTTCGGGAATGTTATATTGGACGGCAGCAAGCCCATCGGAGACAGCTTTATCGCACGGGGCATCCGCATGTCGGGAGCCATTGAGCCCTGTGTCGATCCCGATGCCGGAGCCATCGCTTCGGTCAGAAAGCAAAAGCCGTCCTACATCACAAGGGAAAACCTCATCGGCTGGGAAACAGCCACGCCGGAGGAATTAGACCTGCTTACGCTCTGCGTCAATAACGGCATATCGGTGGCCATTGCCGGAGCCACCGGCAGCGGGAAAACCTCTGACATGGGATATATTTTGAGTTGCATCTCAAAGGACAAAAGGATAATTACAATTGAAGATACCCGTGAATTGACCCTGGCGCAGTTTGATGATAACGATGTGATGGTAAACGACGTAATTCATCTTCTCACAAAGGAAGAACCCAACCCCATTACCATGCTGGATTTGTTGAAGCTCTCCCTGCGGCTTCATCCCACCGTTCTTGTTCCCGCCGAAATGAGAGGAAAAGAAGCCTTAACGGTGCAGGAGGCCGGACGGACGGGACACACCATCGTCAGCACGCTGCACGCCAACAGCGCCAGATCCGCTTATGACAGAATCCTGACCATGTGCCTGGAAGCTGGGACCTCCCTGTCGGAGGAAAGGCTCTTGAAAAACATCGTGGAAGCCTTTCCCATTATGCTTTTCAAAATGCAGCTCCCCGACAAATCCCGCAAATACATGGAAATCTTTGAAGCCACGGGAGTAAAGGACGGTGAGGTCACCGGCAGCACCCTTTTTAAATTCGTGGTAGACCACTATGAAAAGGACGAAACCGGAAGGATTACAAAGGTCATAGGAAACCACCGGCGTATGGAAAACATTTCTTACGCTCTTGCCGAACGCTTGCTGGTCAATGGCGTTGAGCTGACAGAAATCCGCCGTTTTGCGGGCAGCGGGTACAGCCCGGAAGGAGGTTAG
- a CDS encoding AAA family ATPase, with protein sequence MSGKIIAVWGGSNSGKTTFAVNLACALSTRDRLVGLVSSNLTCGDLQIFFGQSIPPQKGLFQALNEDNPNIGEKFTEYGEIKNLFFLSAPTHYTGLLCDAVTLREAERMMNAASLVFDILIVDGAAEVTNPVSGVGLWLAERIYTLHKPSMAAQMWHEGVSDFVRELHIADKQTHILQLPNGEFDDKTYRSMTELPFAYELPYIKRAGELENVGTPIYFFQDRTCKRYGKVLEQIAKGICGGEAS encoded by the coding sequence ATGAGCGGTAAAATCATTGCCGTTTGGGGAGGCAGCAATAGCGGGAAAACCACCTTTGCAGTGAATCTGGCCTGCGCCCTTTCCACCCGTGACCGTCTGGTGGGCCTTGTATCCTCCAATTTGACCTGCGGAGATCTTCAAATCTTTTTCGGTCAGAGCATTCCCCCCCAAAAGGGACTGTTTCAGGCTTTGAATGAGGATAATCCCAACATCGGAGAAAAATTTACGGAATACGGGGAAATAAAAAATTTGTTTTTCCTGTCCGCACCCACCCACTATACCGGGCTTCTCTGCGATGCCGTTACCCTCCGGGAAGCGGAACGGATGATGAATGCCGCATCCCTGGTTTTTGATATTCTCATCGTGGATGGAGCCGCAGAGGTGACCAATCCGGTATCCGGCGTGGGACTGTGGCTGGCCGAAAGGATATATACCCTGCATAAGCCGTCCATGGCGGCGCAAATGTGGCATGAAGGCGTTTCGGATTTTGTACGGGAGCTGCATATTGCCGACAAGCAGACCCATATCCTACAGCTTCCTAACGGCGAGTTTGATGACAAGACCTATCGAAGCATGACGGAACTTCCTTTTGCCTATGAGCTGCCCTATATAAAACGGGCAGGTGAACTGGAAAACGTCGGGACGCCTATCTATTTCTTTCAAGACAGAACATGCAAGCGCTACGGCAAGGTACTGGAGCAAATAGCAAAGGGAATCTGCGGAGGTGAAGCATCGTGA
- the cpaB gene encoding Flp pilus assembly protein CpaB yields MKILKNRIFLSTLCIIVAAAVSFVLLPRFYENKDATVMVLRAVEDIPVGTRIEDKHLVQAEVGKLGLSEDVINDKSQIVGKIAQADIFKGDYFSQKKLGEYLADEKLDHIAKNNQRLITISVPSIAAGLSSHLQSGDFVTVAVFITKASDGQSASPQVILYPELKGLEVYSVENARTQSTAQVREQQAEGQSSSGDPVPKAVTLVATEAQATKLIEAEYTGKLHLIFEKRGASHER; encoded by the coding sequence TTGAAGATATTGAAAAACCGGATATTTCTAAGTACCCTCTGCATCATTGTGGCAGCAGCCGTTTCCTTTGTGCTTCTGCCAAGGTTTTACGAGAATAAGGACGCAACCGTAATGGTACTGCGGGCAGTAGAGGATATCCCTGTAGGCACCAGGATAGAGGATAAACACCTTGTCCAGGCAGAAGTTGGAAAACTAGGCCTGTCGGAGGACGTAATCAATGACAAGTCCCAAATTGTTGGTAAAATCGCACAAGCCGACATTTTCAAAGGGGACTATTTTTCCCAAAAAAAGCTCGGCGAATATCTTGCCGATGAAAAGCTGGACCATATAGCCAAAAACAATCAGCGACTTATCACCATCAGCGTACCAAGCATCGCCGCAGGGCTTTCCTCCCATCTGCAAAGTGGTGATTTCGTGACGGTGGCCGTGTTTATAACTAAGGCATCCGACGGTCAAAGCGCCTCTCCACAGGTAATCCTGTATCCTGAACTGAAAGGACTGGAGGTTTACAGTGTGGAAAATGCCCGTACACAAAGCACTGCTCAAGTCCGGGAGCAACAAGCGGAAGGCCAGTCATCCTCCGGTGACCCCGTACCTAAAGCCGTAACCCTAGTTGCCACCGAAGCCCAGGCCACAAAGCTCATCGAAGCCGAATATACGGGGAAACTGCATCTAATCTTTGAGAAAAGGGGTGCAAGCCATGAGCGGTAA
- a CDS encoding ParB/RepB/Spo0J family partition protein: protein MAKNDVRNSIKLTSVDELFSTEESRADSQREKVLEIPLSGISDFPNHPFKVKADEALLEMADSVKQYGVLVPGLVRPKPDGGYEMVAGHRRKKASELAGKETMPCIVRELDDDAATIIMVDSNLQRESILASEKAFAYKMKLEAMKRQAGRPSKNSAQVGSNSFGKESREILAEQVGESRNQISRYIRLTELTPPLLEMVDEKQIAFNPAVELSYLAEKEQQELYNTMQSEDCTPSLAQAQRMKKLSQDGRLSVDVIFSILTEEKPNQKEKLNIQRERIDRFFPKNFTEKQKEDLIVQLLESWYKKRQREQER from the coding sequence TTGGCGAAAAACGACGTGCGAAACAGCATCAAGCTGACCTCAGTAGATGAACTTTTTTCCACAGAGGAGAGCCGCGCAGATAGCCAACGAGAAAAGGTGCTGGAAATTCCTCTTTCGGGAATCAGCGATTTTCCCAACCACCCTTTTAAAGTGAAAGCGGATGAAGCCTTGCTGGAAATGGCCGATAGCGTAAAACAGTACGGTGTTTTAGTCCCCGGCCTTGTGCGACCGAAACCGGATGGCGGCTATGAAATGGTTGCCGGACACCGGCGCAAAAAAGCAAGTGAGCTTGCAGGCAAGGAAACAATGCCCTGTATTGTCCGTGAATTAGACGACGATGCCGCCACAATTATCATGGTTGACAGCAATCTACAACGGGAAAGCATACTGGCGAGCGAAAAAGCCTTTGCATATAAGATGAAACTGGAGGCCATGAAGCGACAAGCAGGCAGGCCAAGTAAAAATTCCGCCCAAGTTGGGAGTAATTCTTTTGGCAAAGAATCCAGAGAAATTCTTGCAGAACAAGTAGGCGAAAGTCGTAATCAAATTTCCCGCTATATTCGCCTCACTGAACTTACACCGCCACTTCTTGAAATGGTGGACGAAAAGCAGATTGCTTTTAATCCGGCTGTGGAGCTTTCCTACTTAGCCGAAAAGGAACAGCAGGAACTATATAACACCATGCAGTCGGAGGACTGCACCCCGTCTTTAGCACAGGCGCAGAGGATGAAAAAGCTCAGTCAGGACGGCAGGCTAAGTGTAGATGTCATCTTTTCCATTCTTACCGAGGAAAAGCCCAATCAAAAAGAAAAACTCAATATCCAGCGTGAACGCATCGACCGCTTTTTCCCTAAGAACTTTACCGAGAAGCAAAAGGAGGACTTGATTGTCCAGCTGCTGGAAAGCTGGTATAAGAAGCGGCAGCGGGAACAGGAACGATAA